The window GTATATGGAAGAAAACTTTCTCTACCCTCATACTCAATGTCTCCAATTCTTGTGTTTTGAGATCCTTTTGTTTCGTTATCATGTGAGTTATCCATGCATGTCCAATACAATAGCAATCccaatatataacaaaaaatttaaaattttcaaatgagTTGTAGTCGTCCATCCTTGTTAGAACAAATGAAGatcataaataattatcttatgtgggcaacatctatttttttatgggaacaaaaaaaatatttatttaatatattcaaataaaataatttattttgtgagGCCAATTGTCCACATTGTTTTACACATAGATTCATCCCTCATGATATAGTATAGTTAACGGACTCCTACACGTTTTGCTTCAATTGTATAATTGAGTCATTCTTAAATGGTTTATCCTTAAATGACTTACCCTTACTCAAAAAAAAATGACCCACCCTAAAAATGATaaggttttttttagaaaatcatAGGAAACTGTTGTTTATAAAGGCAAGAGCTTAATTTTAAGTAACCAACTTGAGAAATACATCTctggtataaaaaaaaaccctaagcAACAGTATTATAAAATTAGCAATCGTATTGGTATTGGACGTAGTCAATTCATGTTAATTGCTCGTTGTAGCTACTCTCAGATTAGACCAATTTCTGCTATATTTGTGACGTAATTGTCAGGAAATTGTGCTTTAGCTAAGTTGTACGTTGGTTTAAAAAtctaaagagaaaattaattgGATTCTATTCACGTTTAGTTAAACAAGAATTCTGTTGAACAATTAACTATCTAGCAAGTTTAGGTCAtgaaggttttttttatttcctgcaGTTATCATCTCCCATTCCAATATCCCTGATTCCCTTGCTTAAAGATATAGGATGTCTTAATGTGTGCGTGTGGAAAAACATTTTTGGGAAGACATCAatccttaaataaattttaatacctAGAAATTAGCCCTTAGTTTTCTGGTGAGGAGTTTCCTATTTTAgcacaagaaaaaaagatatacaTGTAGTTTCTTATTGGAGTTGCATTCCCACGTTTTCTCTATTTTCTGTTTGGGCCTTGTGCCTCGCaattaagtgaaaaaaaatatacatttactttatttttttgttttaagaaaagaaaaacattaaaattaaaattaaatagtacactaatttgtttaaaaaactgAATGCGAAAGATATGGCGTGCATGATTCTCGTTTGACTCTTAACgtctttttattctttgactTATTATTTAAGTAACACAATCCTTAATGGATTGGTACGGATTTGTTTTTTAAGATATACAAAAGTAATCGTGTGATACCTAGTACTCATCATGGACATCTAGAGAGAGAATAGATATGATAAGTAAACtttactataatattttttttcttataggaATTGAAGTACCCATAAGATGGTAAGCAGAGAGATCATAGAGTGACTGAGTAACAGCAATCAATGCATCAAAGAAAAAGGAGTAACGCCAGTGACCTAGCTACCTAGCTTTTGATTCTAAATCAAAACCAGTACATATatacaacataattaaatacataaaaagtTTCACTGAATCTACATTTCATTCACTAATTAAAAAGACATTCTAAACATGGAAGATATAATCTTACTTAATAATAAGTGCATCTAGTCTACACTAATTGATAAATCCTTGCGACAAACCGGACAAGTAGTCTTTCCACCACCGAGTAACCAAGAGTTAACGCATGACAAATGAAACTCATGGACACAAACTCCAAAAGGTTGAATTAACTCTCCATTCTTGAAATCTTCCATGCAAATAGGACAATCACGTTGGGATTCGTCATCACCCTGAAAACATATAGCGGGGGGCAAGGCTCTCATGGATAGCCTAGCAGCATGTGCTCTTGGGGCAAAAGAAAATGGTTGTACATCTTGCCAAGGTTCCCTTCGAGCCCTTACACTCGCGATCACAATGCGAGTCCTTGTGAGAGGGAGAGAATTCTGCGGATCACTAGCATTAGAcgactcaatgttttgaaactCTCTCGTTCTCTCATCATCCACGTCGTGTGAGTTATCCCAGTTGTCACGATCTAATACAAGCGATCCTAACCAATACCATAGGAACAAACCCAATATGGaacccaaaaatataaaaatcccAGTTGACGCATGGTCTATCGTAATCAGAACAATTATGAACATGAACGTTAAGAACAATAGCGGCCACAAGGCCTCAGCACGACACTGTCGACCCATAAGGATTAGGGAAATAGATTATGTATCTGagttagagagagagaaaaccaATGCAGAAAAGAAAGATGCTGTTTAGATGGTGGATTTAATTAGGTTAATTTATATAACTCTTCTAGATAAAGTGATTGTTAATTGATCTTCTTTTCTCAGTTATTTAAAGTAGATagattttttgaattaaaaaaaaaaagtagatgcattttcttttttatccggatttttaatatataaaagtaatcaAAGATGCTACTGTAGAGCGCGTGTTAAAAAAGATGTGCTGATATCTTTAAAGTAATCAAATTAAAACTCCAAAATCGGAGTAAAATGTTAGActttaagttattaaaaaaattcttttaaacttAATAATTTGACTTATTGCAGTAAacatatttaatgataataatgcattaaatttaaattaagatattcttctaagacttttttacttgttaatttatttaagatcTTAAACTCCTTATACTTTATACTTGGAAATTCAGCATAAATATTATGACTGGCCTGAAGGGTTCTAGGCTCTTGATCGAGCCTCTCTAATGGCTTCAACGAGAGTTGCAGTAGCAAGCGCCTCCACATTGCAGTTtctcaatccctgaataactGAAAAGCGTGGTTGAAGATATCGCAGTCCAACCCTAGAATTGACGCCACACACGTATATCGTTAAATTATCAACCACCACCGTCGatgatggagaagaagaagtggAGGAAGAGGATTAGCAAGAATTGACCTCGAATTGGAAGATGCACGAGGATTCATGCCACTGCAGAGAAGGAGAAGATTCACATTGTTCGTTGAGGGATTCGGAAGCGCCGACGAGGATTCTATTAACGTCGTTCATTGAAGATTCAGAAGCTCGAGGGTTTTGCAAGAGAGTTCTGGATTTGGTTGAGCGGGAACATTTAAGATCAGTTTAATTTACAATCGTTCTAAACCAAGTTTTTAGAAcggattaaattaaaattgttctAAAAAGTAACTTTTAGAATGATTTATTTACGATCGctctaaaaatattgattttaaaaaatatcatagtatttttttaaaaaaaaatgattcttttACTGTTCTAAAAAATTgttccaaaaaatattttttgcattAGTGTTCAAaggaatataatataaatataatatttgctGCAACAATAAGGgtcaaatgattataatttgttttccttCTGCATTGCTTTCCGATTGCAAATTAATCAGAAACCACTATGCCTTGTCCTTAATCTATTTTATATTGTGTCTAATTTTCCCTCAGCCCAGTTCAATTATTTGCTTCCAAGAGAAATCTTTCTGCTAGCAGCAAAGGAAACCACAAGTATTCTTAGCATCTTTTGTTCGGTTGTTCCTATTTGGAGCACGTGGACATGACTTAGAATATTTTCAATAATGGGTGTAACTTAAGtaaattattttgagtttttttatcttttattaattgATCCCCACTAGTTAAacaatttatacatattttcttCAATGGTATAATTTTGAACAAAACCTTAAACGACTCACTTAAATTATCCATTCataaaatgataagaatttttttaaaaatcataacttCATAAGCAATTGTTATTTATAGAAGTATAAGGACGCAGATCACATTGGTAGTGAGGACAGTTGATATGACTCTGATTATAATGATGGTGAGTGATGATAGTGAAAGTAACGTTGACCATCATCGTGATAGtgctatatttaaaaaaatttaagatgacataaattaaatctttaaaatatttaattttttgtttagtcaatattttagagattttatgattaaataaaaatttaatttaaatttaaaatattatatcttgatctttTATTGTAATCTAACAGTTGAAACTCATGATTCTCATTCTGACATAGTTGATACATCCTCTCAtatttctctctatatatatataataatgtacGAAGAGAGATGTTGCTTTCTATCTTAGTTGCTCCctcaagataaaaaatatatatattagaccAACATATAggataaaggataaattaacTCATCAAAAAAAAGGATAGAATAaggaatataataaaattattatatgttgtTAGTGCAACAAACATGATTATAACAAGATAATCGTGTGGCAGTTACTATTTTCACTCTTTCTTATTGCTAATACAATCCCTTTTGTAATTTGTTTTACCAAAATATCCTGTGTCCCAGAAACTAATACACTCCCCTTTTACCAAATGGTGATTCTGTAAACAGGGGTTGGCATGAGGATTTCTGGAAATCATCATGCCTTCAAGCCGTGTTGGCATGGTTCATATGCTTAAAGTATGTGGTTACGGTGTCTCATATTATGACGTGTGGGATATGGCTTGTAGTATATATGTTAGTGGATTCTAAAAAGGATGATTTATGCGGGATTTTTGCTGCAGTGATTTGAGTTGCTCGATTTGTAATTGTAAGGCTCTTATTGTTGTAATCAATTGTTATGTTTTATAATAGGAGGTATTATCTGTTCCTATGTAGTTAGCGTTTGTATGTTCTATGTAAAACGAGGAAAAGGGGAAGAAGCCAAAAATAGGGATTTTTTGTCTTGCTTCAATAAATCACGATTTTATATTCCCTTACTCCAATTTTGCTACCCAATGGTAATGTAATATACAGGTTTCAAATTGGGACGCATAATTCATTATGTTTCCATGTCTATTTGGCAGAATCCTGTACCTAGAGGGAGGAAGCGTAAGGGGGGTGtattagtttccaaaattaagaatattttgataaatatttatagaaaaaagagTGTATTAGCAAAAGTGAGGAGTGGATATAGCAAAAGTGTAGTCAATTCTATCAGATCAAGACACTAAATGGGCCTCAAGTTTTGTTTAACATGttggaaagtaattttttaatctactttagagactttattattaaatttccaTAAGGTTAAATCAAGTCTTAAAAAAGCTTATATTAAATCATAAAGTcctaaatttgaaaaataaagcatatttaagttttataaatacaattaatttgtcacacacacaaaaagtaTGATAGGAATCGATAAAATTGGTCTGAAAACAGGTCCAAagcaataaaaatcaataaaaactaGTGGATATTAATTTGAAACAGCATTCTACCACCAAAGAACGTTGTGCCCTCAGCAATGCAATTAAAACATCGTATTTGAATGGAAAATTCCGTGGACGCTTGCGTTGTAAGAGGACTGCTAGATCTAAATTTAGAAAACTATTCTCAAGTATGAGATGTTTCTCTTTCTATAGACTAAACAGCGTAGTCCGTTGCTTGTTTGTCTCGCATTACAAACAGTCAAATTAGATCTGGTTTGAAGGTTAAATGGGCATGCGTGGCTTTCAAAGGACTTCTTGATTTTAGGTGATAGGCTTTAACATACGTTTAAGAAGTAAAACTGAAAAAATCTGTTTAATTTTCAGTTGAGAGTGATTATAACTGAATTTTGCTTCCATTGTCATGAAATGAAAGGAAAGGTTGTTTTTGCAAAcactttttacaaaataaaattcattcaaACTCAATTTGCAAACTTTGATCAAAACATGTACAAACACAGAAACCACCGTGAAATCTGCTTTCAAGCTCAAGGATGGGGAATATGGTACCGAAGTAATCAGTTTGAATTCACATCATCATACCCACTCAACCCCCTTTTACCTTTACCATATTTTCAATATAGGTAGGAAAAACATCATACAGACAGAGAAGATGATTGCAAAGATTTAGGAGGACAAGAGATCCATCTTAAAAAAGATGTTGCTCACTGGAAAACCATTCTGATTTTCATTACGATCAAACCCAGCAACAGAAATGGCTGGTGCAACTTCGTTAAATACTCAATTAAGATGGAAACCAACGTCACTCATTATCACGAGCACGGGGTTTCGGTTTCTAGACCTACTTAAACTGGTATCAACCACTCCATCTATGGAGCAAGTAATCTCCAGTGAgtaacttaaaaatattttagtaaaaccAGCAATCTGAACCATGCAttgcttaacttaaaaatgaagaaataccAAGTAGGATGGAAAATGTAGGTATTTGATTAGAAGAGCTAAAATCCCACCAAAAGAAACAGTTAAagctacaaaaaaataattgtacaaCATGTATGCACAACCTCACAGAACATTCACCTGTGCCAACAAAGCTTTCTCCCACCCTCGCGCAAAATTTCAAAGGCAAGTTTATACTTTTCAAAGGATGTTGCACCAGCATCTATGTATTTAGATGCAGTTTCTCTTAGACTCCATAGCATCAAATTTTTTAGTTCCTGAGAGCTACTCCATGATTCCATGTCAGGAAAAACACCATCCTCGGCATTTCTTGTCCATCGGTGTAAGATGTAGCGAGAAGGGACTTCTCTTAATTGCAATATCTGGAAAACCCTCAACACGTGTCTACAAAGAACACCTTCATATTCAAACATCTGACAGCTACAACTAATGCTGAGATTTGATGCATTAAATGTAACTACATGCTTCTCCATATCATTTCCACATCTACGCACCATATATCTGCTCAGACCCCCTTCCTCAAATATTTTAAACCCAAGATAGCTAAAGCACTGCAAAAGCTCTTTctgaaatattttgaaaacagtAAGAGTGTAAAGCCTTCTACATTGTTCTTCTACTGGTTCTTTAGTTTGCAAAATGGGTTGAAAATTAGAAGTGTTAAAatcctcttttctttcttcttcacggCGTCGCTCGAGACCCCTTTCATACCGAGGAATGAACTCCATGAGAGGTGTCTGGGCATTTAAAAGTGCACCAAAGAATGAATCAAGGCTCTCATTCATGGGAATGCCAGCAAAAAATGTGCCCTTTAAATATAATGGAACCCAAGATGCACGCTTCTGATACATTTCTTTTAGCCAAGCATCGTCCTTCAATCCATATTTGTTGAGTAGGACATTCCATGTGGCGTCAAATTCATCAACTGTCTGACTCTGGTAAACACACTTTTCATAATCTTTTGTAAAGCCATTACCCATCAGACCCATGTTCTCTTGTTCCTTTGCCTTAATTTGCCACAAAGAAAAGCGATGATGGGTTACAGGAAAGACTTTTGCTATTGCCCTCTGGATTGCAATGTCTTGATCTGCGATAACTGTCAGAGGCAGCCGGCCAGACATTGCCCTAAGCCATGTCTGAAACAACCAAGTGAAAGATTCTTCAGATTCATCAGCAATTAGAGCACATCCAAGAAGCACAGGTTGCTTGTGATGGTTGACTCCAACAAAAGTAGCAAATGGTACCAAATAGACAGTTTTTCGGTATGATGTGTCTAAGACAAGGACATCACCAAAGTGACTACATGAATATCTAGATCTTCCATCTGCCCAAAATATGTTCATGCAATTTCCATTGTCAACTTCCATGGCATAAAAGAATCCAGTATCTTCTGCTTGTCTTGATTGAAAATACTCTAAAAGAATGCCATACCACTCACTTCTAATGTGATTTTGCCTACCTCCTCTAGGGACAGGGTAGTTATCTATTCTAAATAAGTCACCATTTAACAATCCAGTATCTACCTCTTCAGCCAAAATATTAGAAGCAGGAAGACTTTTTGCCCTGCCCACCTTTTCAGAGTCCAGATCATGGTTATGATCTTTTCGGAGGCGGTCCACTATCCACTTTCCCGATGGCTGTCTCTTAATCCTTAAATAAGCCCCACAACCAACTCTTGAAGGGTGCTGGAACCCCTCTTTAGAGCAAACAAATCTGCGGGATGTGATCGACCCATCATTCTTAGAACGAAACAATTGACCAATTCGAACTCCAAAACCCAAATGCGCTGCATATGCATGATAAAATTGGTAGGCTTCGTTAGGTGAACTGAACTCTTGACCCACATATGGTTCAGTCCTGGACTGTCCTTCAAGTTCTTCCTTTCTCAGACGCTTGAAATCAATAATGCCAAAGGGACAAGAGGACTCATCATTGGCTTCTTCAAGCAATTTCTTCCTCGTCCTGCGAGGAAACTCAGTAAGAGAGTTGATAACTGTAGCACCAGCACCCTTCGGTTGCAATGTTGGAGTGCAATTTTCACCACTGATTTCAAGATGGTGATTATGGTCCTTATGAAAATGATCAACCACCCACTTTCCAGAACCATTTAGTTGTACCCTTATGAATGCTGGACAGTCAGTTCTTGAACTAAGTTGATGTCCCTCCTTCGAGCACACAAATCTTCGAGAAGAAACTGACCCATCAGTTCTTGATCGATAAAGCTGACCAATCCGAACTTTAAACCCTGTTCGATTGGCATATGAAGTGTAATACTTAAGTGCTTCATCAGCTGTATCAAATTCTAACCCTATGTATGGGTCACAAGAGAAATCTATTCCCTCCTCCACACAAGTATTACTCATTGCCAGTTCAGTACCAACAAAATGATCCTTCACAATCATGGTCCCAAGTTCTTATCCATTAAATTCTAATTATCCATATGGACAATGGAGAAAAATCTTAGGCGAAAACTGCAGTGTTTCAAACTCTTACAGGCTTTTAGGAAGttatatattaacttttcttttcttccacctACCTCTTTCGAGTCAAGCAGAAGCACATTCCAGTTGCATATGCTATGGCGAAGGAACCTATTCCTGTAATAACTGAAATATACAGAGTTGTATAAGATACAAACTTCAACACATCCATGGACttacttaaaaatttaatcacCCCTATCCTAATTCTTCAGGCACATTTTTCCCATTATCTCGgtgaagaaacaatttgacaatatataaatataataatatggaGGAGAAATAACCATGAAACTTTGAAGTAAGAATAAAAAACGAAATAAAGGCAATTACAGGAATGAATATAAGGAGTAACTAATACAAAACAATCGTTTGGAGTAAATTGAAGTTTTGAGcgaaatcataaaataacaaCGAAAGTCAACGCAGCAGGAAATAGATCAAGAAGTTAGGGtttcataaacaaaatttaCCTTGAAGCATCGATGGAATGGTTGGGAGATGTATAGAAAACTGTGAAATTGGAACGACGATTAGAAGAGCGgaatcaaaagaaaaggaaggaatttaaaagaagaagatagaAAAAACGGTGAATGTGTTCACGTTTCTTCTCCACTTTGAGTTTGGCGTTGGCAATGGCAGTGTAGGATTGGGATATAAATAGGATCCGGATCCGGATCCGAATCCGATTACCATAATGTTTGTgggaattatttttttcctgcaAAACCGTGTCAAATGCATCCAATAAACTCCAACATCTGTCATCATAGTACAAAAGATTATGCAATCAGAATCATCTAACCAAAATAAGCGTGTATTATAcacttattaatattaataaaattattttaaaaattatatcaataataatttataaataaaagatattataaaattattttacattatttcttTACTATTAAACTCTaccattattttctctttttttaaaaaataaaataagatatattgttatttgtactatgtttttttctgttttttttttattgtgaaacaaaatttacttcattttaaattttaaatttttttatgagttaAAGATTATGAATATCCTTCAACTATGCATGAAAATGGATTACTCTAGATCTCTCCTAAATCTAGTCTAAtttgtctttttatatttttgtaaccTAAGTCTAGACCTATTACACATAAGGAACACATTTTTAGACTTAAATTCAACCTTTGCAAAAGCTTGACAAGTCCATTAGATCATTTAAATGTCTTTTTCATATTaagaagtataaaaatattttttaaaaaaacaaaatcaaggattttcattaaaaataataagacgATTTTAAATCACAAAATATGGACAAAATTTGCCTACAAACATTACGTGTAACATACTATCAAAATCTTTTAAGTCTTGTCAAGAAAAAAGAGTATATATTTCTGTTACTCATCTATGCTTATAAAAATTAGCATAtttcaaacattaattaaaatgattcaaatcgtcaaattattaaaataactttatagtttaaataaaatacttacaatatatatatatatatatatatatatatatatatatatatatatcatattaataataatattttttattttaaaatattattgttaaacGGACGGGCCATTAGACTTAATAGACTTTTCTTAAGGTTTGTGGTTTAGCCTATTTaactaaatagttttttttaaaaaaaaaagtttgagttTGATCTTTTTACTAAATGAGTTGGGTCAAGTCAAGCCTTAAATAGGTTGAGTCAGAGGCTTTCATGGATGGTCTGACTTACTTTCACCCCTATCTTTAATTCAATgagtcaaaaattaattttatttgtgataCATAATTGTTGTTGacttaagaaaattttacactaactaaataaattattctttcaCATGTGAATACAACGTAATTGGGTCAATCAttcaagttattttaatatttaattttacaattatttttttttaaatagttaacatGACTTTAGTGACATTAGACTTGTTTCTTGTACAATTTGTTGGTGTAGAGatgtctttctttttcttcttctttctaggtgaagaaaatttataaaagcaTCATGttgcttatttttaaatataattgtttaatttttttatcattggatTTGGAGGTGATCTATAGTGTAACattgaattgtttaaaattaagctttaattacttatataagCAACAATTGCTTATGAGTTATTTAACTATGATGTGATATTTAGGGATTAATTAACATAGAATAAAGAACTCAAAtgaacaatttaaatttcacctattaaaaatattttaagcaaCTAACATTAGTGATGTAAATGATTGATCTACGTCTTTTCCTTATAAAATGGTACTTGCAAAGATATTTAGACATTAAGTTAACCACACAAAGATAAAGTGTAAGAATATATATCAggttaaaaatcatcttagattATCTAATGTCCTTACGGGGGGATAGATAGAGATCCTTTAATCTATTAGCCTAATTACCTTATATAAGCACAATTAATTATAACGAgagtttctattttttcttatttatgacaGTCGAGTTCTTATTCGATGGATGTTTACTAAGTCGAGCATCCCTGGAATGGGCGTGCTGAGTCCGACTAATACAATTGAATTTATAGTTATTgagctattttatttttaagcagGTTTGTTGAATGTGGGATCTGTACTTTTTTGTTGTGTAAAAAATTGATGCCATTGATACGGAGGGTGGACGGGTCAGATAAGATAGCACTTGAAATGGATTTTAGAACCGTTAAAAGATAAGCACGAACACGTAATTGTGGCACTACACATTAATTAAAGACTTTTTTACTGCGTTAATTGAAGATTAATAATCCcaataaaatgaaaatctttttaatcttgttgacttatattttagataaaaaaaatttacaaaaaattatagattaaaaGTTATGTAGTTGTTGTTCagtaattttaattcattttttattaataaagtaaatattatattttattcagtaaaaattatgtaaaatatacAAGCCAACAACTATCAACAATTCAATATcatcttatatttcttttaagataaataatcatttttgtttccGAGTGtgtaaaacattaataaattcGTCCcccaaaagatgaaaattaaagtttaagtcctaaaagtgaaaaaagtgtgacaaattcaTCCATTCATTAAATTATGTATATTATCGTTAATGAAAGAGTTTACGTGACACATTAAAGGACAAATTTGTTAGCGTTCTCGACattcaaagacaaaaataattatttaccaaaaatataatttaatctttatcttcccttttttaatCGTTGAAAACATAACatacaataaacacttaaaaaataggaaaacaaacataagttacaacaaatataataataagtataatCTGTCTATTGTTCtgaaattaatttctaatgAAGCAGTACTTTACCAAAAATATGAGATTCAAACAAAAATGCATGGACATTaagttaattcttaaaaaaatgagaccTAACTTGATTTTATCACTACTTAATGTTGtcacaataaaaatttcaaagtagacaaattatgtttattaattaatattatgtttattattatgtttgtttagctatttttttaagtgcttattgtaatatatttttgcaACGATTAAAAAAGTGAGAAAGAtgtagattaaattatattttggataaatagtcattttggtCTTAGAATTTGTGCAACGTTGACAAATTCGTCCATGAATGTATAATATAGACTATTTCATTAACGGTAACGAATAAAAGTTAACATATAGATGAATTTGttgcaattttttcattttaggagactaaaatttgaatttttatcttttggagACAAATTTGTCAAGTTCTACACAttcattaattaagaaaattagttgatcacatttaattacatcaattttaattaaaaagcaaaattttCTCAACTCACCCTTTATTAAAACTTGGTATCAAGGGCAAGAGAATCATTGAAACTTgcttttcaattaaataaaagatattttagaaataataatataaaattagttaaaattttcttatatttaacacATATAAAagtatgtttttcttcttcttatatttgagactaAAGAGagatgtatatttttttggaacaaTTTCTTAGTAAtgattttcttgtttattttatatcgtaaatatttaatgttttttttgtattttcaaaatattaaatatattttttaatttaatatttcactaaatattttttttgttttcaaaatatcacatactatatttactttttatttaatattttatttataaattttacaagaaaatataacattactcaatttttatatcataattttttagtgataatcatgatattaatataaaatagtcCAATTAAAGAAGTGATTAAAATCAGGTTTGAGTGAAGGACAAATAAGAGAAATGAAAGACCcataagtaaaaattaattttacaaaagctACCCTAACCTTGCTTGAAGTTTGACCATGAAATACATGCATTCAATGGGTTTCAGCACAgttccaaacatgcactaattTTTGTCGGGAATCTCAagcatacaaaataaatatttttttaaatatgatttatttcatatctATAAATTAGTCAGAATTTTAACTCTAGACCAGTTAGTTAAAATAAGGAGATTATTATGACTCTTGCCAAAAGTTATTGGTTTTTTATATCGTAATTAGATAGTAGTGTATTTCACATGTTGATTGAAATGTTTTATTACAAGTTGGTGCAGCTAGGAGGACAGGATAACCCATAAATTTCTTGATTTCCTTAACGTAAAATCGAGGAGACCCCTTTTCTAGTCAATACCGCGTATGAGGCAATTTCGGAAGATAAAGGAAATACTaacgagaaaaaaataaaaaaacccaaATACTACCAAAATGGTCGATGATCGTGAGGGGGTCCCAATTTGCAATTCAACGTCATCGCGGTGCCTG of the Glycine max cultivar Williams 82 chromosome 13, Glycine_max_v4.0, whole genome shotgun sequence genome contains:
- the LOC100816656 gene encoding protein FAR1-RELATED SEQUENCE 7, which codes for MIVKDHFVGTELAMSNTCVEEGIDFSCDPYIGLEFDTADEALKYYTSYANRTGFKVRIGQLYRSRTDGSVSSRRFVCSKEGHQLSSRTDCPAFIRVQLNGSGKWVVDHFHKDHNHHLEISGENCTPTLQPKGAGATVINSLTEFPRRTRKKLLEEANDESSCPFGIIDFKRLRKEELEGQSRTEPYVGQEFSSPNEAYQFYHAYAAHLGFGVRIGQLFRSKNDGSITSRRFVCSKEGFQHPSRVGCGAYLRIKRQPSGKWIVDRLRKDHNHDLDSEKVGRAKSLPASNILAEEVDTGLLNGDLFRIDNYPVPRGGRQNHIRSEWYGILLEYFQSRQAEDTGFFYAMEVDNGNCMNIFWADGRSRYSCSHFGDVLVLDTSYRKTVYLVPFATFVGVNHHKQPVLLGCALIADESEESFTWLFQTWLRAMSGRLPLTVIADQDIAIQRAIAKVFPVTHHRFSLWQIKAKEQENMGLMGNGFTKDYEKCVYQSQTVDEFDATWNVLLNKYGLKDDAWLKEMYQKRASWVPLYLKGTFFAGIPMNESLDSFFGALLNAQTPLMEFIPRYERGLERRREEERKEDFNTSNFQPILQTKEPVEEQCRRLYTLTVFKIFQKELLQCFSYLGFKIFEEGGLSRYMVRRCGNDMEKHVVTFNASNLSISCSCQMFEYEGVLCRHVLRVFQILQLREVPSRYILHRWTRNAEDGVFPDMESWSSSQELKNLMLWSLRETASKYIDAGATSFEKYKLAFEILREGGRKLCWHR